The following are encoded together in the Sphingomonas insulae genome:
- a CDS encoding glycine zipper 2TM domain-containing protein, which yields MRIAILSAALAATTFAAIPAAAQDTRREANREYRGEVRDARQDYRRDLRNADSRRDVRDARREYRDQVRDARQDRRGDLRDIRQDRRNDWRQYRNYDYNRLPRGQRGYFADQYYRDGRYYQTRQLGRNDRIYRGNNGRYYCRRNDGTTGLIVGGLAGGALGNVIAGGGSRLLGTLVGAGGGALLGNAIDRGQVTCR from the coding sequence ATGCGTATCGCCATCCTGTCCGCCGCATTGGCGGCGACGACCTTTGCAGCGATCCCTGCCGCGGCGCAGGACACCCGGCGCGAGGCCAATCGCGAATATCGTGGCGAGGTGCGCGACGCCCGCCAGGATTATCGCCGCGACCTGCGCAATGCCGATTCACGGCGCGACGTCCGCGATGCCCGTCGCGAATATCGCGACCAGGTGCGCGATGCCCGTCAGGATCGCCGCGGCGATCTTCGCGACATCCGCCAGGATCGGCGCAACGATTGGCGGCAGTACCGCAACTACGACTATAATCGCCTGCCGCGAGGCCAGCGCGGCTATTTCGCCGACCAATATTATCGCGACGGACGCTATTACCAGACGCGCCAGCTGGGCCGCAACGACCGCATCTACCGCGGTAACAACGGTCGCTATTATTGCCGGCGCAACGACGGCACCACGGGCCTGATCGTCGGCGGCCTCGCCGGTGGTGCGCTGGGCAACGTGATCGCCGGCGGCGGTTCGCGGCTGCTCGGCACGCTGGTCGGCGCCGGTGGCGGCGCGTTGCTGGGCAATGCGATCGACCGGGGTCAGGTGACCTGCCGCTGA
- a CDS encoding OsmC family protein — MVTRSASASYDGLGKDGKGKVTTQSGVLSNNNYGFGTRFEDGPGTNPEELIAAAHASCFTMALSFALAGAGHAQGNLKTDAKVTLDKDGDGFTITKSALTLTGHVEGLDEAEFERIANEAKAGCPVSKVLNCDITLDTTFG, encoded by the coding sequence ATGGTCACCCGCAGCGCTTCGGCAAGCTACGATGGTCTCGGCAAGGACGGCAAAGGCAAGGTCACGACGCAGTCGGGCGTCCTGTCGAACAACAATTACGGATTCGGCACCCGTTTCGAGGATGGCCCCGGCACCAACCCGGAAGAGCTGATCGCCGCCGCGCATGCCAGCTGCTTCACGATGGCGCTCAGCTTCGCGCTGGCCGGTGCGGGTCACGCGCAGGGCAATCTGAAGACCGACGCGAAGGTGACGCTGGACAAGGATGGCGACGGTTTCACCATCACCAAATCGGCGCTGACGCTGACCGGTCATGTCGAAGGCCTGGATGAGGCGGAATTCGAGCGGATCGCGAACGAGGCGAAGGCCGGCTGCCCGGTGTCGAAGGTGCTGAACTGCGACATCACGCTGGATACGACGTTCGGCTGA
- a CDS encoding glycine zipper 2TM domain-containing protein: MRKLMLAIGCAAMVLPATMVVPVSQAGAQRYKYREWRDNRGRVRCRKPDGTTGAVVGAVGGALLGRTIDTRGDRTVGTLGGAVAGGLLGREIDRGGKRRCR; the protein is encoded by the coding sequence ATGCGTAAGTTGATGCTCGCCATAGGTTGTGCCGCAATGGTCCTGCCCGCCACCATGGTGGTCCCGGTGTCGCAGGCCGGCGCGCAGCGTTACAAGTATCGCGAGTGGCGCGACAATCGCGGCCGCGTCCGTTGTCGCAAGCCGGACGGCACGACGGGCGCCGTGGTCGGTGCCGTCGGCGGCGCATTGCTGGGTCGCACGATCGACACGCGCGGCGATCGTACGGTCGGCACGCTGGGCGGCGCGGTCGCCGGTGGCCTGCTTGGCCGTGAGATCGATCGCGGTGGCAAGCGTCGCTGCCGCTGA
- a CDS encoding 5'-nucleotidase, which produces MRLAMMMAMQAISGPPIPPELRPVKPTPVATPCGEPDAGGDIVVCARARGADRLGPIDTDRHAARPLRAETGLIGSIRMSAAAEQGTLPNGQSAPRAMLHLKMPF; this is translated from the coding sequence ATGCGGCTGGCGATGATGATGGCGATGCAGGCGATATCCGGCCCGCCGATCCCGCCCGAACTGCGCCCGGTCAAACCCACGCCGGTGGCCACGCCCTGCGGCGAACCCGATGCCGGCGGCGACATCGTCGTGTGCGCCCGCGCCCGCGGCGCGGATCGACTGGGCCCGATCGACACCGATCGCCATGCCGCCCGCCCGCTTCGCGCCGAGACAGGCCTGATCGGATCGATCCGCATGTCCGCCGCCGCCGAGCAGGGGACGCTGCCGAACGGTCAGAGCGCCCCACGCGCGATGCTGCATTTGAAGATGCCGTTCTGA
- a CDS encoding TIGR02466 family protein yields MTIRTLFATRFYEDDLGDAALLDELADACLDLARQDRAGVAWSKAHGYRGYTSYASLNDLPSRDPRFADLVRLLNKHVARFADACAFDLGGRRLKLDSLWVNVLKPGGNHSGHIHPHSAVSGTIYVATPPGAGALKLEDPRLPMMMAAPMRRADAGEDHATFVYAEPKPGSVFLWESWLRHEVVPNAAKGERISISFNYR; encoded by the coding sequence ATGACGATCCGAACCCTGTTCGCAACACGCTTCTACGAGGACGATCTGGGCGATGCGGCGCTGCTGGACGAGCTGGCGGACGCGTGCCTCGACCTCGCCAGGCAGGATCGGGCGGGCGTCGCCTGGTCGAAGGCGCATGGCTATCGCGGCTATACCTCCTACGCATCGCTCAACGACCTGCCGTCGCGCGATCCGCGGTTTGCCGATCTGGTGAGGCTGCTCAACAAGCATGTCGCGCGCTTTGCGGACGCATGCGCGTTCGACCTTGGCGGGCGCAGGCTGAAACTGGACAGCCTGTGGGTCAACGTCCTGAAGCCGGGCGGCAATCATTCGGGCCATATCCATCCGCACAGCGCGGTGAGCGGGACGATCTATGTCGCGACGCCGCCGGGCGCGGGGGCGCTGAAGCTGGAGGATCCGCGACTGCCGATGATGATGGCCGCGCCGATGCGCCGCGCCGATGCCGGCGAGGATCACGCCACCTTCGTCTATGCCGAACCGAAGCCGGGCAGCGTGTTCCTGTGGGAAAGCTGGCTGCGACACGAGGTGGTTCCCAATGCCGCCAAGGGCGAGCGGATCAGCATCAGCTTCAACTATCGCTGA
- the pth gene encoding aminoacyl-tRNA hydrolase produces MQIWAGLGNPGPQYAMHRHNVGFMALDLIADMHGFAPVKKQFQGWTQEGRIGSDKILLLKPATFMNESGRAIGEALRFYKLGPDALTVFHDELDLAPFKVKVKRGGGTAGHNGLRSTDQHLGPEFRRVRIGIGHPGHKDRVTGYVLGNYAKAELDPLADMLGAIGAEAGWLAAGDDVRFMNDVAMRLA; encoded by the coding sequence ATGCAGATCTGGGCCGGGCTCGGCAATCCGGGGCCGCAATATGCCATGCACCGCCACAACGTCGGGTTCATGGCGCTCGACCTGATCGCCGACATGCACGGCTTTGCACCGGTGAAAAAGCAGTTCCAGGGGTGGACGCAGGAGGGGCGGATCGGCAGCGACAAAATCCTGCTGTTGAAGCCCGCGACGTTCATGAACGAGAGCGGTCGCGCGATCGGCGAGGCGTTGCGGTTCTACAAACTGGGGCCGGACGCGCTGACCGTGTTCCACGACGAGCTGGACCTCGCGCCGTTCAAGGTGAAGGTGAAGCGTGGCGGCGGGACCGCGGGGCATAACGGGCTGCGGTCGACCGACCAGCATCTGGGCCCGGAATTCCGCCGGGTGCGGATCGGCATCGGCCATCCGGGGCACAAGGATCGCGTGACCGGTTACGTGCTGGGCAATTACGCCAAGGCAGAGCTGGACCCGCTGGCCGACATGCTGGGTGCGATCGGCGCGGAGGCGGGCTGGCTCGCCGCGGGGGACGACGTGCGGTTCATGAACGATGTCGCCATGCGGCTGGCTTGA
- a CDS encoding 50S ribosomal protein L25/general stress protein Ctc — protein MSDTITLAAETRDRVGKGASRALRRDGRVPAVIYGQNKEPTSIHLEEKALMKALMTGHFMNSVIMVSGERTLPKDVTFHPVTDRPVHVDFLRIGEHTEVTVAVPVVFADEDDAPGIKRGNGVLNITRHEIELIVDAADIPSEITISLKGKEIGDSIHISDVTLPKGAKPAIDDRDFAIATIVPPTVPTAQDEALDAEVAETQAAEAAAEDEAAVEPNDDDNDDDKITPQKK, from the coding sequence ATGAGCGACACCATTACGCTCGCAGCCGAGACGCGCGACCGGGTTGGCAAGGGAGCCTCCCGGGCGCTGCGTCGTGACGGCCGCGTCCCCGCCGTGATCTACGGCCAGAACAAGGAACCGACCTCGATCCATCTCGAGGAAAAGGCGCTGATGAAGGCGCTGATGACCGGTCACTTCATGAATTCCGTCATCATGGTCTCCGGCGAGCGCACGCTGCCGAAGGACGTGACGTTCCATCCCGTCACCGATCGTCCGGTGCACGTCGACTTCCTGCGCATCGGTGAGCACACCGAGGTGACCGTGGCCGTCCCCGTCGTGTTCGCCGACGAAGACGACGCCCCCGGCATCAAGCGCGGCAATGGCGTGCTGAACATCACGCGCCACGAGATCGAGCTGATCGTCGATGCCGCCGACATCCCCAGCGAGATCACGATTTCGCTGAAGGGCAAGGAAATCGGCGATTCGATCCACATCAGCGACGTGACGCTGCCGAAGGGCGCCAAGCCCGCGATCGACGACCGCGACTTCGCGATCGCGACGATCGTGCCGCCGACGGTGCCGACCGCGCAGGACGAGGCGCTCGACGCCGAAGTCGCCGAGACGCAGGCTGCCGAGGCTGCTGCCGAGGACGAGGCCGCCGTCGAGCCGAACGACGACGACAACGACGACGACAAGATCACCCCCCAGAAGAAGTAA
- a CDS encoding TraB/GumN family protein, translated as MIRTFGAALSAIALCLGLPACAEQPAKAPAAAAPNDADPALWVVKHKDTTVYLFGTIHVLKPGLTWFDEAVKTAFDRSDEVKLEIVMPDPATMQGLVQATGVAAPGTPPLTQRLPAAKRAAFTRAVTDLGLPADALDRYKPWLAATQLSVAPLSKLGYDSTNGPEEVITAAAKQAHKPLTGLETPEQQLGFFGSLSDAAQLQFLESTVDELPSLPKQMAAMVDEWARGDPDALAREMNDELKSSPEVAKVLLTDRNARWATWIKQRMARPGTVFIAVGAGHLAGPDSVQAYLAKMGVKAERVRY; from the coding sequence ATGATACGAACATTCGGCGCCGCCTTGTCGGCCATCGCGCTCTGCCTGGGCCTGCCCGCCTGCGCGGAGCAGCCCGCCAAGGCGCCCGCCGCCGCCGCACCGAACGATGCCGACCCTGCTTTGTGGGTGGTGAAGCACAAGGACACGACGGTGTATCTGTTCGGCACGATCCACGTGCTCAAGCCCGGCCTGACGTGGTTCGACGAGGCGGTGAAGACCGCGTTCGACCGGTCGGACGAGGTGAAGCTGGAGATCGTGATGCCCGATCCTGCGACGATGCAGGGGCTGGTGCAGGCGACCGGGGTCGCGGCGCCGGGCACCCCGCCGCTGACGCAGCGCCTGCCCGCCGCCAAGCGGGCGGCGTTCACCAGGGCGGTGACCGACCTTGGCCTGCCGGCGGATGCGCTGGACCGGTACAAGCCATGGCTGGCGGCGACGCAGCTGTCGGTCGCGCCGCTGTCGAAGCTGGGATATGACAGCACCAACGGGCCGGAGGAGGTCATCACCGCCGCGGCGAAGCAGGCGCACAAGCCGCTGACGGGGCTGGAGACGCCCGAGCAGCAGCTGGGGTTCTTCGGCAGCCTGTCGGACGCGGCACAATTGCAGTTCTTGGAGAGCACGGTGGACGAACTGCCCTCGTTACCCAAGCAGATGGCGGCGATGGTCGATGAATGGGCGCGCGGCGACCCCGACGCGCTGGCACGCGAGATGAACGACGAGCTGAAGAGTTCGCCCGAGGTCGCCAAGGTGCTGCTGACCGACCGCAACGCGCGCTGGGCGACGTGGATCAAGCAGCGGATGGCCCGGCCGGGGACGGTGTTCATCGCGGTGGGCGCGGGGCATCTGGCCGGACCGGATTCGGTGCAGGCGTATCTGGCGAAGATGGGGGTGAAGGCGGAGCGGGTGCGGTATTGA
- a CDS encoding glycine--tRNA ligase subunit alpha, with amino-acid sequence MAATPLSFQKMILTLHDYWSDRGCVILQPYDMEMGAGTFHPATTLRALGPDAWNAAFVQPCRRPTDGRYGENPNRLQHYYQYQVILKPSPADLQDLYLGSLAAIGVDMTRHDIRFVEDDWESPTLGAWGLGWEVWCDGMEVTQFTYFQQMGGFDMKPVAGELTYGLERLAMYIQDVDNVYDLKFNDNGVTYGDVFLENERQMSKWNFEVADTATLFDAFRKAAAECENSLAAGLPIPAYEQAIKASHTFNLLQARGVISVAERQAYIGRVRDLAKGACGAWMEKNGWAA; translated from the coding sequence ATGGCCGCCACACCGCTTTCCTTCCAGAAGATGATCCTGACGCTCCACGATTACTGGAGCGACCGGGGCTGCGTGATCCTCCAGCCGTACGACATGGAAATGGGCGCCGGCACCTTCCACCCCGCCACCACGCTGCGCGCGCTGGGGCCGGATGCGTGGAATGCCGCCTTCGTCCAGCCCTGCCGCCGGCCGACCGACGGCCGCTATGGCGAAAATCCCAATCGCCTCCAGCATTACTACCAGTATCAGGTGATCCTGAAGCCCTCGCCGGCCGATCTGCAGGACCTGTACCTCGGCAGCCTGGCGGCGATCGGCGTCGACATGACCCGCCACGACATCCGCTTCGTCGAGGACGATTGGGAGTCGCCGACGCTGGGCGCCTGGGGCCTCGGCTGGGAAGTCTGGTGCGACGGCATGGAGGTGACGCAATTCACCTATTTCCAGCAGATGGGCGGTTTCGACATGAAGCCCGTCGCGGGCGAGCTCACCTACGGGCTGGAACGGCTGGCGATGTACATCCAGGACGTCGACAACGTCTACGATCTCAAGTTCAACGACAATGGCGTGACCTACGGCGACGTCTTCCTCGAAAACGAACGCCAGATGTCGAAGTGGAACTTCGAGGTCGCCGACACCGCCACGCTGTTCGACGCGTTCAGAAAGGCGGCGGCGGAATGCGAGAACAGCCTCGCCGCCGGTCTGCCGATCCCGGCGTACGAACAGGCGATCAAGGCCAGCCACACCTTCAACCTGCTCCAGGCGCGCGGCGTCATCTCGGTGGCCGAACGCCAGGCCTACATCGGCCGCGTCCGCGACCTCGCCAAGGGCGCCTGCGGCGCCTGGATGGAGAAGAACGGATGGGCGGCGTGA
- the glyS gene encoding glycine--tRNA ligase subunit beta encodes MTDFLLELRSEEIPARMQDKARDDLARLFAAELAKAGLQAAELVTYATPRRLALIARDLPAETQAVSEELKGPKASAPPQALEGFLRKTGLTRDQLTERDGTLYAITNKPGEPTVQVLHNAIQTIVHKFPWPKSMRWGHGSLRTTSLRWVRPLQGVVALFGDQLVPGKIELQPGTGQGGAIEFGAATLGHRFHHPGPITIGSAADYVEKLRACHVIVDQDERRTLIRDRATALAAEAGLVLVEDEGLVAENAGLAEWPVPLLGRFDAEFLTVPPEVIQLTARVNQKYFVCRDGDGALANAFVCTANIEASDGGAKIVEGNRKVLAARLSDARFFYDTDLKTPLEEQATKLSNIVFHEKLGTVADKVDRVAKLARWLVEEGIVSSPLPPGEGQGALAPRGEGRGETPVGSPSPSHPAAPGGSLPLPPGEGMSLADMAERAARLAKADLVTGMVGEFPELQGLMGGYYAAAQGEPREVADAIRDHYKPVGQGDEVPTAPVTVAVSLADKLDTLAQFFAIGDKPTGSKDPFALRRAALGILRIIEANDIRAKLLPVSRMALGMRLLQPLPSAEAARAVRQALMFGELANDTSGKFSEAFGAINALEKTRGRAEFEEAFSNVWPLAAELLDFFADRLKVQQREAGVRHDLIDAVFALGGEDDLVRLLARVRALQAFVTTEDGKNLLAGYKRAANILKKEGYSPLPSGEGQGAPAPRGEGRGEAGGEPHPSAPSTLPDGRGISLSYTPETAEAGLVAALDSAEPAAAAAVGREDFERAMAALASLRAPIDAFFDNVTVNDPDADKRAARLALLARVRAAVHTVADFSKIEG; translated from the coding sequence ATGACCGACTTTCTCCTCGAACTCCGCTCCGAAGAAATCCCCGCGCGCATGCAGGACAAGGCGCGCGACGATCTCGCCCGCCTGTTCGCCGCCGAACTGGCGAAGGCCGGGCTGCAGGCCGCCGAACTCGTCACCTACGCCACCCCGCGCCGTCTGGCGCTGATCGCGCGCGACCTGCCGGCCGAAACGCAGGCCGTGTCCGAGGAATTGAAGGGCCCCAAGGCAAGTGCCCCGCCGCAGGCGCTCGAAGGGTTCCTCAGGAAAACCGGCCTGACGCGCGACCAACTGACCGAGCGCGACGGCACCCTCTACGCCATCACGAACAAGCCCGGCGAGCCGACCGTGCAGGTCTTGCACAACGCGATCCAGACGATCGTGCACAAGTTTCCATGGCCTAAATCGATGCGCTGGGGGCACGGCTCGTTGCGCACCACCTCGCTGCGCTGGGTTCGCCCGCTCCAAGGCGTCGTCGCGCTGTTCGGGGACCAGCTCGTCCCCGGCAAGATCGAACTCCAGCCGGGCACGGGGCAGGGCGGCGCGATCGAATTCGGTGCCGCCACGCTCGGCCACCGCTTTCATCACCCCGGCCCGATCACCATCGGGTCGGCGGCGGATTACGTCGAGAAGCTGCGCGCCTGCCACGTGATCGTCGACCAGGACGAACGCCGCACGCTGATCCGCGACCGCGCCACCGCGCTCGCCGCCGAGGCAGGGCTGGTGCTGGTCGAGGATGAGGGGCTGGTCGCCGAAAACGCCGGCCTCGCCGAATGGCCGGTGCCGCTACTCGGTCGTTTCGACGCCGAATTCCTCACCGTCCCGCCCGAGGTGATCCAGCTCACCGCGCGCGTGAACCAGAAGTATTTCGTCTGCCGCGACGGCGATGGTGCGTTGGCCAACGCCTTCGTCTGCACCGCGAACATCGAGGCGAGCGACGGCGGCGCCAAGATCGTCGAGGGCAATCGCAAGGTCCTCGCCGCCCGCCTCTCCGATGCCCGCTTCTTCTACGACACCGATCTGAAGACGCCGCTCGAGGAGCAGGCCACAAAGCTTTCCAACATCGTCTTCCACGAAAAGCTCGGCACGGTGGCCGACAAGGTCGACCGCGTCGCCAAACTGGCAAGGTGGCTGGTCGAGGAAGGCATCGTTTCCTCCCCTCTCCCGCCGGGAGAGGGGCAAGGCGCGTTAGCGCCGCGGGGTGAGGGCAGGGGCGAGACGCCGGTCGGGTCGCCCTCCCCATCCCACCCGGCTGCGCCGGGCGGGTCCCTCCCTCTCCCGCCGGGAGAGGGCATGTCGCTTGCTGACATGGCCGAACGCGCCGCGCGCCTCGCCAAGGCGGACCTCGTCACCGGCATGGTCGGCGAATTTCCCGAACTACAGGGCCTGATGGGCGGCTATTACGCCGCCGCGCAGGGCGAACCCCGCGAAGTCGCCGACGCGATCCGCGATCACTACAAGCCGGTCGGGCAGGGTGACGAGGTCCCGACAGCGCCGGTTACGGTGGCGGTGTCGCTGGCGGATAAGCTGGATACGCTAGCCCAGTTCTTCGCTATTGGCGATAAACCGACAGGGTCCAAAGATCCTTTCGCGTTACGTCGGGCTGCGTTGGGCATACTTCGGATCATCGAGGCAAATGATATCCGTGCGAAGCTGTTGCCGGTGAGCAGAATGGCGTTAGGGATGCGTCTTCTGCAGCCCTTGCCTTCCGCCGAAGCAGCTCGTGCGGTCAGGCAAGCACTGATGTTTGGTGAATTGGCCAACGACACTTCAGGTAAGTTCTCTGAGGCTTTTGGGGCAATTAATGCTCTCGAAAAAACACGCGGGCGAGCGGAGTTTGAGGAGGCGTTCTCAAACGTCTGGCCCTTGGCAGCCGAGCTCCTCGACTTTTTTGCCGACCGTCTCAAGGTCCAGCAACGCGAAGCCGGAGTCCGCCACGACCTGATCGATGCGGTGTTCGCGCTCGGCGGCGAGGACGACCTCGTCCGCCTGCTCGCCCGCGTTCGTGCATTGCAAGCCTTCGTCACCACCGAGGACGGCAAAAACCTTCTCGCCGGCTACAAGCGCGCCGCCAACATCCTGAAGAAGGAGGGCTATTCCCCTCTCCCATCGGGAGAGGGGCAAGGCGCGCCAGCGCCGCGGGGTGAGGGCAGGGGCGAGGCGGGTGGCGAGCCTCACCCTTCCGCGCCTTCGACGCTCCCGGATGGGAGAGGGATTTCGCTGTCCTACACGCCCGAAACCGCAGAAGCTGGCCTCGTCGCCGCGCTCGATTCGGCCGAACCCGCCGCCGCCGCGGCGGTGGGTCGGGAGGATTTCGAACGCGCGATGGCGGCGCTCGCATCCCTGCGCGCGCCGATCGATGCGTTCTTTGACAATGTGACCGTCAACGATCCCGACGCGGACAAGCGCGCGGCCCGGCTGGCGCTGCTCGCGCGCGTCCGCGCCGCGGTGCATACCGTCGCCGACTTTTCGAAAATCGAGGGGTAG